In Pristiophorus japonicus isolate sPriJap1 chromosome 3, sPriJap1.hap1, whole genome shotgun sequence, the sequence GAGTTTAAGGAAGACAATCGCCATCAATCTGAACACCTCACACTCTGGTCTCAAACTGCTTACAGTATACAATAGGAAGTTTTATACACTTTTGCTGCACTAATCACATGCATGACCAGCATTTGATGATTTCCTCTCAGTTGATTCCCACATAGGTCTTGTGACAGCGCTAAGACAGATGATTATTGCTGAGTTGCTGTGTGAGTTCCCTCTACAGTACCTTTAATATTATTTTTCAAAGCATTTTCTCAGCATTCAAGACATAGCAGCTGAAACAAAGGGTGCATTCACGCAGAATTTTGGAGTGTTAAGAAAACAATTAATACTTACATTTACCAACATTCTAACTTCAAGGCAGTCTCCTTTAAAGTCACACACCCACACGATAAAGAAGAGAACTCTTTAATGAAATATGTCACGGTGCAttctaaaaaaaattttaaaaagatGTGAGTACATTGATGATATTGCCATTACTTTTACTTGCAGACTTGTGCAGTAACAATACAGAAAAACACATTAATAGGTCTTTGCAATAAGTATTTAATATTTGAATGGACTAGAATCCTGTTGCATAGACCAGGTAAAAAATAGATATACTTAAATATGTTTGTAGTTTGACCATTGTATTTCTAATTAAAATAATTGCACGTTCATTTGAATAAATATGCAGAATAACTATAAAGAAATTCTATTTACAATTTTCCCAATCTTTCATTAAAGCTCCTTCAGATGCTAATCTCAGTGGAGGGCAGGTTATTACTGCTGATGTGCACGCTGCTGGAGGTTCCTTTGTGGTGTGTCCCATTATCCAAACTGATGGAAACTCAAACATCAGCATACCTGTAAATGTAAACTCATCCAGGCTGAACAAGAGTGCAGGAAAGGAtctgtctttaggtaaataattaTAGAGAAGCCGTTCCCTGTCTTACAAATGATTATCTGTTAATTATTTACTATCACTCAGTGTTGTGCATTGTTTGTGGCAATACCTTGGACACCTCTTGCTTGTAACATTGCATTTCTTAATTACATGGATGGCAAGCTTTATCCTTTTTGATGTTTATCTGATTACTCGTGATTGGGTTTCCTTGTCGAAATGGTTGGATAGATGGTTTGGAGCATTGGGTTCCATCACAATGAAGATAGTGTGTATCACCAGAGAGCCACCTTCACAAATCTGGCCACAGCATTGCTAAGATTCAGGCAGAAGGAAAATAAATCgtcaccacccttgcaatgtgaaaATGCAATAAGCCAGCTTTCTCCATAGCAACACTAGCTTTTATCGTTGATATTTATGGCCTCTTAAATAGGGCTGAAATACCCTTAAAATAATCTGATCAATATAACTCTTGTGTAATCTAAGTTTCGACCACTGGTTTAAGACTGTAAAATATTGTGAATGGAAAAGGAGGGCCGGGCATAAGCATTCCATTgtaaaccctccaggattgtcctataGTCTCTAGGAATTAAAGATGAATTTCACGGCCACTACTTTGAGCAACCCAATGAGTGAAAAATTGAAAGTAGAGAATGAAATACAGTCCCCATTGATGATTTTGTTTGCAGTTACTGCAACAGAAATGTAGTATAATACTTATGTTGAATTAAAAAAGTTGGTGTAAATAAATAAGGACAAATTTAGCCCTGGAAAAACATATCCAGAATAGTGTTTACATTTTTACATCTGATATTCAATTTCCTTAATGCATTAGTAATAAATGGAGACAGTTCTAATCTAAATAGTTTTAAGATTAAAATGACCCAGTATGAAATAATGGGTGAATACAGGCCTAAAAGGTAAATAAGCTGTCTAAATATATTATAGAAATTGAATGCTGAAACTATGAAATGTTTAGTGTGTAACTAAAATCACTGAAGGGATAAAATTGTTTTATATTATATTTTGTTTGTAGGTTCCACAAAGGAAATAAGCGTCAAAGAGCTAGAGGACAAAGTGACAGGTAATTAATATTACTGTTAATTAAAAGCAGCTATTATATATGACCATACAGAAGAACACAATGTTaatgttgccaaccctccaggaatgtcctggagtctccaggaattaaggaTTAATCTCACGGACAATGCTGTgaacaacccaggagaaaaatcatagaggcATTAAAAAAAGGGTGTTATTTTAAATTCATCGAACACTTTTGTTTGCTAGTTATACAAATATTGGCAatgggaaaaaaggctgtttgactgagcgGGGCGGTTGGGGGCAGATCATgcaatcaaacctccaggaatatgtccaaccagagttacaAACCCTACATAATGGATGTATGTCCGTATTCTGTATAACATGATACTCAGTATAGCAGGTCGAAGTGAAAGAATAACAGATATTAAAACACTCTATTCTGTACATAAATACTGATTTCAAACTCTATCGCATAGTGTCTCAGAAGACCCCATATTTTTCCATTCCATGTGATGCCTACTGTAACTACTATCAAAGTATTCTGTAAGCTTTTAGCTGTGGTACTGGACTAACCAAACAGATTTGGTGTAGGTATAGAAATGTTGAAACTGTTGGTTGCTTCACTTATTCATTCTTGCCACATAGCATAATAACAAGTGGGGGGGAGGTAAGTCCAGGTCAGGTGAGTGAGGCGACAGAAAGTGATCAAAGCCTCCTGCTAGGCAGTAAAAGGTATTCATTTAGATACGGAAATTCACTGTGGTTAGTGTTTAAAATCATAGTCTAGCTGGGAATGAAGGTGAGAGATGACATTCAGCCTTGGTAAACCAGTGATGATTATTTTACATATTGTCCTAAACTATATGCAAAACATAAACTTGGgctggaattttaatttggaggtggATAGGGAGCTATGGCGCATGAAAGCAGTCAGGAAATCCGGAAGAACGGGTTTCCCCCAGGCCATACCGAAGTTAATGATAGGAACTGATTAGCATTTCAAAGCTCCATTTCCTGCCTGCAGCCAGCCAAATGGCAAGGATGTTTGGCTGTCAggtgggtaggcctgtggcactaagctgcagagaggagagggggagggctgGGGACAAAGGATTGGGGCCGGAGGAGGATCAGGGGGATTTGGttggggactggaggaggattggtgtTGGAAGAGGATTTGggccggagggggagggggagggggggagggggggaggccggGGGAAATCGGAGGCCATAGGGCGGGagggaggttggggtgggggggggaatcggaagggtcggatgatttttattttattttttttaattcgtagccaatctttccaattctttgtcaaatcacaaacgccagaggtcaccttgcacacatcaaggatcactctgcgccaatgctcttagccaaaaggccgagagccactgcaccgttcctggaagtactgcaataccaggttcgtgccatggaggtggatgggtcaggtcccccacacacctcctatttccaaaaaagcaagcatataccttcctgatccagggagaaccaccttggggttatggtggttacacccctgtcaggtcagttacgcatgatcttagccaaaaggccgagaagcggccACCTCcttgggtgattttttttttttgtttggaaattcgtagccaatcgttccaattctttgtcaaatcacaaacgccagaggtcaccttgcacacgccaaggatcactctgcgccaatgctcttagccaaaaggcctagagccactgcaccgttcctggaagtactgcaataccaggttcgtgccatggaggtggatgggtcaggccccccacacacctccatggaggtggatgggtcaagccacgccaccccacccacccacctccctccCAATCGCAGGGGATTGGTGAGGCAGGAATGCTGGATGTAAGTGGAAAGGCGTTTACCTTTtgaatccagcagtcctcacctccctttaacTGGCAGGTTCCCGAGGTCAGGGAAACCCACCTGCCcacagttaaatttgaaatggtgaATCATCAGgaggcacgccagcctcattatGTTTTATTTCATGTATAATATTTAAATTCTTGATCCACTGcaataatctacatattgattacatAGCACAGCTAGCCTTTTTAACTCTGAGTGGGTACTTGCATGCTGATGGAGGGCTCTAATGGGATGATGGATTCAATACCCTAATATGGTGCTATATTCGCTGCGCATACGTACATAGCTCTCCATGAGTTGTCCCGTTCAGCATATAGTATAACTACAGGACTAGTGCAGGCCAGCAGTGTCATCAGCACAAAATACAAAACAGCTGCTATATTATTGACAGCCCAGAAAATGGCATTATAACATGCCTAAGTTGAATGAATCCAAAGCAGTCTTCCATCGTAGTTAAGCATGATTTGTTCTGAACCTATATTGCTTGGGTTCAAGAAAGAATTAGATAACAAATACCAAGATGTCAAAGTACTGCACTGGCCAGTCCTAAACTTCAGTTAATTTGAGTCCTCTGGCTGACACAGATTTACTGCTTTTAAAAATCCATTAGTTTGGCCCTTGGTTCTCACAGAGCAGTGTTATTAGGCTAAATTAAAAGGTGGAATGTATTCTGCATCTTTCCCAATGTGTTTCACAATAACAGCTGGAAGACTTTCTTTTGATTCCCTGACAAGATAAGAGTACACTACTTTTTCCAAACACCAGGAACGGTAGCattgtagttatgttactggactagtaattcagaggcctgaactaatatcCAGAGGCAGGAGTTCAAAATCCCACcacggctgcagtgtataccatctacaagatgcactgcagcaactcgccaaggtttcttcaaaagcacctcccaaacctgacaTGGgaccaccatcacttgcaagttcccctccaagttacacaccattctgacatggaaatatatcaccattctttcatcgtcgctgggtcaaaatcctagaactcccttcctaacagcattgtaggaataccttcaccacacagactgcagcagttcaagaaggcggctcagcaccaccttctcaagggcaattaggaatgggcaataaatgctgccttgccaatgatgcccacatcccagaaatgaataataaaaaaaagaaaaagaggtATTATATCCCAATTTCGTGACAATAGAATCATACTTTGTCAAATCAAATTTTAAACTGAGTATTTTTTTAAAATCTGTCTTTGAAAGTCTTACGTTTAGGTATGACATTAATTTCTACATTCTTTTGTTTGTCTCCATCTTCTGCAACAACAGACAAGAAATCCTTTCTGAAACGGAACTGGGCAAATCTGGTTCAGAAAGTAAAGAAAGTTGATGAACTTGCAGATCAAATGATGGGTTACGGCCTCACTATTGAAATGTATTCCGTAATCATGTCTTGTCAAACATCTGAACAGAAGATGAGAAAACTTCTAGAATACACAACAACAACTGATATGGCTTCAGGTCATCTGTTTACAGCACTATGCACCTTGCATAATTATGTCATACAAGAGCTCATTCAATAAGGCCAACAACTCCTCTTATCTGTGGCTATTCTTTTTTTATGTAGCTGAATGTTGTGGCTTGTTTTTAACCATGTTTGAATCTTAAATGATAAAGAATGCATTATTAAAATTCAATTTTCCTGTCCCAAGAAAACCTATCTTTTTCAGCATATATCAGAAATAAAATGCTCTGTCTCCATCTGTATTATACTCCACCTTGAATAaagatatgttgtgcattttttctatcttttattattggttattagtgtttgggggggggggggtcacgttcataataatgggaactccaacttacagagttcccattattatgaatgacaatatattacacctgattggctgcccagagccatgtgactccatctccaggcctgcgcacgtcccaacgtgcatgcgctgcgacgcAAAGTCAGGAGAAGCCTCAGGATCGGGATCTCGCATGTGTGCAACAGCTTCAGGTAGGCGGGCATCCTTTTTCTAAAATCCATTTGAACGCCCGTGGGAAGgaaaaaccgggatttctgggccttcAATGATGTGATTTGAGTGTGTTGGAGGTTTGAAGAACTCTAACCCTGTTATTGCATAGTTCAGTAGCTGGCCATTTCCTGAATACCACCTGAATTGTCTAAAATTGAGGGAGCTCATGTTGGAGAATGGGATAACATTTGGGCGGTGAGGCTTATCACTACCTCAGTGCCCCGGCTAGGATTGcccactgttgtgtccttacacactacagcaaatcaacacattgcacatactggagacaaggtcactctgtgacctgtacctttattcacaggaccaagaagtgatgaccctgcgtgggatctccctttatatacctggatgaccaggtgaggagtgtctcccacaaattcaccccctgtggtcaaggtgtgcatttctcaggtgtatacagtgtacagtgttgttaaataaaggttacagttatgtgaaggttacaacatgacatcacctccccccaacgtctttgggtcaaagattgagtctttcaggcggtcgacgctctctcgtggagcgccgcagttggggctctggttgttgagccttggcatgcgtctctgtcacctgtagtgattccggctcgtctgggctgaccgcagggactgtgcatgctgctgacggttcttgttgctcgttcactggcggtggtgtgggcagcatctcatgattttcctcaggttcctcagtgtccatgctgaactttttttttacttggtccagatgcttacggcatatctgtccattgttgagtctgaccactatgaccctatttccctctttaccaattacagtaccctcgagccacttgggccccacagcgtgatttaggacaaatacagggtcatcgatttctatccatttcccctttgagttacggtcgtggcactcattttggaactggcgcttgctctcaataatgtctgacaagactggatgaatgagggacagccgagtttttactgtacgtttcatgagtagttccactgacgggactcctgtgagcgagtgtaggccagcaggaggcgcgataggcggcattgaagggagggtccttgaatccggagcaagccttgctttatgatttggaccgcacgttccgcctggctattggaagccagcttgaatggcgctgcctgacatgtttaatgccgttacccgacatgaactcccggaattcattgttagtgaaacacgggccgttgtcgctaactaggatgtctggcaagccgtgggttgcaaagaccgcacgcagactctacactgtggtggatgtcgtgcacgaattcaatatgatgtactcgatccatttcgagtatgcatcaacaacaatgaggaacatttttcccatgaacgggcccgcgtagtctacgtgaatatgtgaccatggcgtcaaggtgtgcatttctcaggtgtatgcagtgtacagtgttgttacataaaggttacagttatgtgaaggttacaaacatgacacccacCACTGCAACA encodes:
- the LOC139254414 gene encoding uncharacterized protein → MEDIRRSKISLAEWLSNDPDFILQVVQEAALITQREYLKLKAENDPEKRIINLLDTIRGKGHSFCEQFICVLQKDKVKETYPNLIEWLSGRQQAPSDANLSGGQVITADVHAAGGSFVVCPIIQTDGNSNISIPVNVNSSRLNKSAGKDLSLDSVVKELEDKVTDKKSFLKRNWANLVQKVKKVDELADQMMGYGLTIEMYSVIMSCQTSEQKMRKLLEYTTTTDMASGHLFTALCTLHNYVIQELIQ